DNA sequence from the Dreissena polymorpha isolate Duluth1 chromosome 3, UMN_Dpol_1.0, whole genome shotgun sequence genome:
TAATTGCTTATTACTAATGTCTTTATTAAGGAAGAACATTATCTTAAATAGTGATATTaaattgctttaaacatttacttaTTTGCTGGTTAAACAGATATAACTCGTaagaaaataacacatttaatttttatttacttttaataaatTATACCAAACCTCGGCAATTTCCTACAGCATCTTTAACGTATCCTTTCAAACAATCACAGCTGTACGAGCCAATGTTGTTAGTACAGGACTTCCTAGCATCTTCGCATACTCCAGGATGCTCCTTGCATTCGTCGACGTCATCGTCACATGAACTTCCTGTCCATCCATTGGAACAGACGCAGCCTCTGACAGGATCGCATCTCTCGGCGCCTCGTCCGGTACAGTCGCAAGTTTGTGAACAGTTCAAACCCCAGTTTGGCACCTCACATACTTTAAAGATCGacgatattaaatatatttaagtggTTATTTGGATTTGCATCTCTCTTAATGCACACCATTCTTATattctatttataattatatagtgCTTGTTCCTACGTGGTTATGATTGAAAACCTATACACGTCTTTGTGCATTGAAATTATTCGTTCTGGTAAATAAATCTTTCAAGTTCAGAGAATCATTCAGTTCTGTCTATACTCTAGCTTCATTTTGTAATTTTGACAGCATAAAATCTAGTTTCTGAAATATAATTATGCCATTACGCTTTAAAGAAAGGGTGCGTATACTTACGTTCACATGATACCTTGTTTACTAGCTGGTAACCCGCAATGCAGCTGCACTGAAAACTGCCAATCGTGTTCGTGCAGTCTTGTGCACAAATATGTTGAGAGCATTCGTTGACATCTggaaacaaatacacaaatagtTTTTAACTACAATATATGATATAATCATAATGGAAAATACATACACTGCATTTGCTTCAAATTATACGAACTTTTCTTACCTTGGCATTGATgtgatattttgttaaaaataaatcctGCATCACAGAAGCACGTGGTTGCGTTGTTCGTATCAAGGGTACAGCCCGCGGTTTGAGTGCAGTTGAGTGTTGATCTAGCACATGGGTCAGAATCATCTGTTTTCACGAAATTAGTTCATAATGAGTATACATACACATCATATTAATGGAAATATTACATCCCATTGAAATGTTTATATACTTAAAACGATCGTGATAACATAACGAtctaaattatatataatgttcTCTTGCAACCTTCTGACACAGTGATTTGTCATATAATCACATACATGTTGTAGTATTAAAATTCCTTTAAAAACATGACTTTATGCATAATCATAATTCTTCAAGTGATAtcaaaattacaattatttatacCTGGTACACATGTCCAATTAGACATCTCGAAGGTAAAACCGGAATGACATCTGCAGAGAAAGCCGCCTATCGTGTTGTTGCAGATCTGAGTGCAGTTGTCAGAAGCTTCGTTGCATTCGTTGATATCTATTCAAAGGGAAAATAATCTATTTAATTCACTAATGAATacacattaataaaacaaatacaaagagTTTAAAACTCTTAATCGATGGAAACGAAAATTTactataaatattcattttataaggATTTGACTGTGAAAAACATATTAACGTTTAACTCAGTTTATGCGGACAAAGCGAACTTTTATTATTAATGGTAAGTGAACATGCATTATTTGTAAATTATTCTATTAGTTGTGTCTTGCGAATACAAATCATCAGAGAACATCAGCAATAATGTTGACGACCTATTTGTTGTACtaattttataatcaatttattattaaaataaaaaaactctGACTGAAATAACTTCATTCAAAActgtgtctttaaaaaaaaatatttaaaagaaagtgaATGGCACAATCCTTGCATTGCATACCGATACATTTATGTTCGTTATTTGCATCGACTCGGAATCCTTGCTTGCAATCGCACGAGTAACTTCCTTCAGTATTGAGGCACATATGGTCGCAGAGATTGGACGAGTTGCATTCGTTTATATCTATAAGAATATTTAAATGTCGTTGGTATTTCAAATAGATTAAAGAGCATGTGAACAAAATGTCATGATTACTGAAGAAAAAATATAGCTGCATGTCAACAATTCATACATGTGCGGCGAATGGTATCATGTATAGCAAACACAGACTTTTGtaacaaagaaacaaatgttataCTAGCAAATTTGACAATTAACAGGTGAATTGATTAATgtcaatacatgtaaataaactgtacATAACTATTTATTTTTCTGGAAAATGTCAACATAAAAATAATCGTGTGAATAATTTCATTGAGATACAAGTTTTTATTAACTAAAGTGTCATATGTACCAATGCAATCGTTTGTCCCTGGTTCAGCATCATATCCGTTTGGGCAAGGGGAACACGAATATGTTCTGTTCGATGGTAGGCTGGTACAGTTTCTTCCAAAGGAGCAGGGACGTTCAGCGCACCAGTCGTATAGTTTTTCACAATCGTCTCCTAATATAATATCGAAACATTTAAGCACCTATTGCTGATTACAATTAACGAAAAGCAGTATGTCTAAGCAGTATGGTACGTTTATTTGACACAAATTTCAGAATTATTACAAAGAATTGCCTAATTttcacacaaacacacacacacatatatgtatatagatatatatatatatatatatatatatatattatatatatatatctatatcttatatctaaatattcatatatatctCGTCCTCTATCATGGCGACTAGTTTTAACTTAATCAATCtccaataatgtaaaataattatgaacGTATTTCAAGATTAAGCACAATCATGTCtgatatgtttttcttttctttttttcattattggtTATTTACAATTGACAAAAGTGTATTTTATCTTAACATCCAACTTTTACCAACCGGTGTATCCAGGGTCGCACACGCATGCAGAATACTTGAAATATGCATTCTCTCGAGGGTCCGGCCGCACTGTCGTGGAGCAGCGTCCGTTGCCACGGCAACCAGTGCATAGTTGTACCTGTATAGTGTGCTGCTGAGATTGCTTTCTGTCGGCGTTGATTGCAACAAACCTAAAGTGAAAAGTCAAACACTTGAAAAGTCTTGTCCAGTAAAAATTATATAAACCAGTTTTGTTGAATAAATCATCAAGTCCTAaagttatcaaaattattaaGATACTCTGAAAGAAACCATACGCAATAAAAAACATGAATTGGCATAGATTATTTTTTGATACTTGATAATAAGATACGTTTTTTTAAACGTCCGTGCTTAAATATCACATCACTATAATAAGGTTCGAATTAAAAGCATTCTTATAGCATGCAAATATGGCTTTTACTATTCTTTATACCATATGTTGTGTGGACGATCATCTTTTTGTCTGAAATAGAGCGTCTTTGACGTTCtgttatatgttgttgttttatttgcattGTTCAAAACTTCTATATCTAACCCATCATCGATCTTTAACTGGCACGAAATTTGATCTCCAACCTTAGCATTTACgctacatgtattatttatgGTTGGCACGACTTTAGCTGAAAATACATTATCATTCAAATGTTTGGTTTGAAACCATAATCtttcaaatgtaaaaaagaaaaGCACATATATTATATCCGTACATTGCAAATAATTTatcaaatcattatttatttctgatgtttataaatcatacctTTTTGCAtatgttgattttatttaaaaacgataaagaaaatacaaataaacgtTCTTGTGTTGTCAAGTcggtactgcaaaattgaacactcatattaatatcattaacCTTAGACGTTTATTTTATTTGGATTCACACTGACTGTGTTGTATATTTACCCGAAATAACTATTTGAATACCATTTGCTGCATGACATTGACTGAAATTAACACTATTGAATACTACGAACCTATTTCTTCTGTGTTCACGTCAATAATTTCACGTTTTCTGTTCGTCATCATCGCAATATTTTCGTTCAAGGTTAATGCGTAGTCGAACACACATTCTTTATTCTTTGAGCCGTTGCATGCCTTTTCAGCTTCAGCAAGCGTTATTTTGTCGACGGTATCCAAGAAACGCGGTATGTAAGAAGCGTTGTGATAATCGGAATGTTCCTTTCCGTCGTCATAGAAAAATACAGACGAGCTGTCATTCACGGACCCTGAAATTAAGTTTCCCTTTCCTTCACATTCaccaaaacatcaaaattgttACACAATAAACTTAGTTCTTCAAAAAGCACATGATCAGGGTTAAATTCATGACACATGTTTCATATATAAAACAGGTTTTGTAAAAGTCTGTTAAAATTGgttctttgttttattttttattttttaagttttatatacaGACAAAACAGTTCCAAGATGGTTAATTCATTAAAACAAGAAGCGCCTATACAATTACTTACATGCCTGACCGTAATAAAATATTTCCATATCACTTGCATTAAAATAAAGCTGACTTCCATTTGGGTATACAAAATCATTGAAAGGGTCTCTATCAAAATTTCCTAGGAGACCTTTTGTTACGTTGTTGAATGTATTTGGTATAATCGCATCCAATGACAACATTCCTGCTCCTTTTCCTATTTCGAGCGTTATCCCTGTGGATTGCaaaaattattttcaacaaatgacagtacttttattaaattaaaactaagtgaccttattttgttaatttttttgacACAATAACTACATCTATATTCGTATTAAGAGAAACCATTTGTTTGTCGAACTGTCATCGTTTTCTCGCAATGACCATTACGAAACAAAAGCTTAAACATAACGtcatgtgtaaacaaacacaaattggAACATTATCAGAGTGGGGTTACCACTTTTTAGAGAGAAATGCTGATAAGTAGTCGTGGCAAAAAACACTGCCTTGTTTGGAATGTATGTACCTATCTCAAGGAATGACACCCTCAACACGCCGTCATCTTCATGAATTGTGAGTGTTGACGTATTAAACACAAACATGTCGTGTTGTACTTCCCGAAGAGTCTTTGTAAGATCAATGCCATTACCGTACAAAGTCACATCTGTAAATACATCGTTCCCATAACATGCTCTCATACAAACAtgtctttatacatgtatatttatgtaaatgatacaataaagtataattttaaaaataattattagatTATTTACAAATGGTATTTAACCCTAGTCAGTTAAATACAACATGAAGTTTGAGAACTTCATAAAGTAATTGACAACAGCTTTTAAATACATTCAATGCCTACAACTTAATTGTGTACACTTACTGTCCTTAGCCTTATTAAGTTCAACGTGTATGGACGAATTTGTATTATCACGAGCTGCAAACGCTGTGAAGATTGTCGCGTCAGACAGGTTCCCGTCTTTCTTCACTGCCCTCTCTGTCCTAGCTTGGAGGGAAAATGTAACATTTGACGTCTCAATGCTTAGCAACACGTATTCCCCGAGTCCGTTGAATGTGTAGTTCATTCCGTCGAGTGTGCTCATATGCGGATCTCCCCAGAAGGAACcttaaacatatttgttattaAGTAATTATAGATTCGCACTTAGATAATAAACGAAGGAcgaggcatatatatatatatatatatacattcttgcTGTTTTTAAGGATCGACTGAACAAATGCATGAGCAATATCTGTTATGCTTATTGcagttatatatacatgtttataaagaCAAAATAATTCCAAAAATACGAAAGCATTTCGCGTTTATCATCGCTTAGCTCATACAAGTTGCAACAGGTTATATAACAAGTTACCAGTTGACACCTTTAAATAAGTGCCTATGTTTTTACTAATCTTTAGAAAATATACATTCGTGAACATCCTTCACATGTTCATAAACTCTTCTTTCTTTTACGTTAAACATGGAGCTTGTCAAAATCCatgtattaaacatatttattgttacAATGCAAACATTCCATTACCAAATCTGTATGGAGATACGGTGTAGCATGTGCCTGTAGGATGCAGTTGGTAATAGAGATCGCAGAAGTTGGATTTCGTACAACATTTGTCCTTCATGATGACATCATTTGCCTCGTGATCACGTGGTGAGAATGAGGGATGTGAGAAGTAAAATCCACCAGATAGGGGTTTCATGTCCACGAATGTCAATGTTGAGCGGTAATAGCAGCACGACtgaaattattttgacaaaataactgTTTGCCATAAGCATTACAACAGACATTTAATAATCTTTCACTCagacataacaacaaacaaaaaataacatatgaATTATAAAGTATACTTACCTTTCCATGGGGCTTGAAAGCTTCTCGTAGCATCATGTCAACGCACACACTATCGTTATTTTGCTGACGCACTTGGGTCTGAATTGGCCAAAACCACGGGTCCCATCGGGCAAGATCGACGTCACATGGGCACATAGGTAGACGTTGTGAGATGAGATTAATGTTCTGTTTTCGGTTACGGTTTTTATTGTACCACTTTATACAGTCAACACTATGGTGGCTTAATACGGAGATGTTTTCATCAATGTTCTTCAAACAGAGTCCACTAATTCCTACAACGTATTTACATTGTCTTAAACATCAGTGAGTAATGAACTctcaatataataaaaacaaagatgGTATTCATGTTTACGATGACAAAACAATGTGTTATTGCTGCAGCTTCGAAGATGATAATATATAGATGAAGATGGTGATATGTTTAACAATAATTACCTCCTGATTTACAACCCAAATCCATCCGAAGTGCCTGCGGTTTGAAGGAGAACAAGTGGTTGAATGTGGTTCCATTCTCTCCGGCGTGACCGATCCATACAGGAATTGTTTTATCTCTCGACGTTAAAGCCCAGTTCATCAATTCATGTCCGTATATTGTTAAGGAATAAGTCCGTAAACCATTTGAAACGATAGCCAGTTGGAACGTTGCTGGCTATCAAAATTtagaaacaatttaaattaagcGCAATTACATGAGCTGCAACAATTACTCAACTTGATCATAATGGCATAATGAGCTTTACAAagacataaatacataaaatttCCGAAAGCATATAGTCAATTAAGTTAGTTAGGCGTAAAGGTATATAATGTTTATAGCATAATGTAATAGTGGCACAATTGAATCAACTTTAATTAACACACGTTTTACATTATTGAAAACGTTATTCGTAATACGCATGAAAAACAACTTACGTTATTACGATTTAGTGCAGACGCCTTTGCTTTCACACGATTCCATGTTGCAATCAAAAGGAAACTCGCCTCAAATGAATAAAGATTTTCCAACCGTTTGATTAAACTTTCAAGGATTGTAATATCTTCCGTCGCCTTGGTTGAGAATGGATAGTTGTTTAGAATATCGTATGTCCTGTATGTAATTGATGAGGAGTTGTCAACAAAAATATCTGCGAAATATGCTGCTACAACTGGGTCCTTGATATCAATTGTCGGTTCAATGATGTTTACTTTTCCTTTACCCATCGGTACAGGTTTATTATTGGAATATTTCTTATCAAAACTTACCAGTCCACATCTGCATACCTGTGTAAAAAGCATATACATGATTTTAATGAAACAACGTGCTGATATAAACACATGCAGTATTATGATACACAAGATAATAAAATACCTTACATTCATATAAGTAATTTTGGATTATCACATAGTAACATACATGCATTGAACGTCTCATGTTGTTGAAAACTGGTATGGAATGTGTGAAAACAATGGATTCACTGCAATCATGTTGTTCCATAATCACATCTCCATTTTCTTCTCCAAATGGAAGCAATGGCactttcaaataaatgaaaaaaattaaaaataaattactttataaAATGTTTCCATCAGTTTTGCAATATTAAACCTTCTTTCTGGAGATTCTTACCATCATTTTTAGTCAATACAATACTTTAACAGAGTACACGACTAACATATAACACACATAAACTACGACGAGCACTTAAAAcggtcaattgaaaacaaaaaagtatCAAGCCATTTTAGTATTTCTATTGCAGAAAAGTTAATACAAGGGTTGAGCCTACATATCACCATTTCCCTTATAAACGTCTTACACATATCTTACTTATATCACATTTCCGTGTTCTTCTGTCTGCTACTCCAGACATGCACGAACACTTTTTGTCTTCACAAATAGCGCTATGTGTCCTACACATTCGAGCATCAGCACATGGTCCACCAATGTCCGCTTAAATACAGTAAATATGGGTTTTAAAAAAGTTTTTGGTATAGCATTCACATGTAAACATCAATATTATAGTTGTtctataaacatatttcttgGCTAATGGAGAACAAATTTGCATAGTTACATTTCTGGATACATGTCGGGACAGAACTGTTCCACGTGCCCATTGCGGAACACCAGAGGACGTCATTTCCGGTCAGTAAATAATCTTCTTGACATTGAAATCGCAGTGAAGAATTAAACGTTGTAACTATAGGACTAGTTACGATCATCATGTTGTTTGGCAAAGTGACATTCCCACAATCTGATAAATTTATCAAATACGATTATTGCTTGATATATAATCTCACGTTCTATGAAATAACATGCATCACTGTATGAAATATCAGTTTTTGGAgattaatatatggttaaaaccAATGGAGATAGTATAATTATTTGAACTGTGAATATTTTAACTCAATTCAGACTTGGATATGTAATTATTATTCGAACTgtgaatatttttacaaaattcagACTGATCGTATGCAAATTGAGTTAATTGTATAAGATGTCCATAAATATATACGCGCCATATTTGACAACTGAAATAAAATCATGAAAGTAAATATAGCTCGTTTGGTTGTCCTTATTTAAGCGTTCACAGTGCTTTGCATCCAAGtactatataattgtatatattataaacatgtaaatgaaaACGAATACCTTTACTGATGCATGTTGGATTACCACTCCATTGACCATCGGCCTCACATACTAGTCTACTGTCACCACGGAGATCATATCCAATATCACACTTCACTTCGATTACTGACCCGAAGTGTTCATCTGTGCCGGTCACGTTGCCATTTTCTAAGTCAATGCGCTCACACGCtaagtttgtaaaaatatcagATTAACATGTATGTGAAGAGTGTTAAAGAGCTAACATTGATCTTTATTAAATGTGCGCTATTATTCTCATTTCATATAAGTTTTACTTTTCATACGAACAAGTCTTACCAACGATATTACATGTCGGATAATATGTCCATTTACTGTTATTCTGACATTTAATGAAAGGTTCGCCGGACAATAAGTAGCCATTATCACAAGATACTGAAACCACGTCACTGAAGTAAAAGGATGTCCCATTAACGGCGCCGTTTGTTGGGGTTGGGTTATCACAGTCTACAACGATAACGATaaataataattcttttaaatttcTGAGAGAAGCAATGCATACAGAAAACGCTTAGAAATTGCATCGTACTATGAACATCAATCATTAAATAGTAAGCAAAGTCTTATATTACACTTGCGAACGCACGTCGGGACTGAACTGTCCCATTTGCCGTTTGCGTCACACCACAGAACGTCATTTCCGGTCAGATGATAACCATCATTACACTGAAATCGCAAGGATGAATTAAACGTTGTTACCACGGGACTTGTTAATATGATACCATTGGTTGGTACGGTCACGATTCCACAATCTGaaacacatattaacaaaatgtaaaaagaATATAGGATTGTTGACAATTCGAGGGACATAAtcagtaaacatatttaaatgtacttgt
Encoded proteins:
- the LOC127872138 gene encoding fibrillin-1-like, producing MCPCDVDLARWDPWFWPIQTQVRQQNNDSVCVDMMLREAFKPHGKSCCYYRSTLTFVDMKPLSGGFYFSHPSFSPRDHEANDVIMKDKCCTKSNFCDLYYQLHPTGTCYTVSPYRFGSFWGDPHMSTLDGMNYTFNGLGEYVLLSIETSNVTFSLQARTERAVKKDGNLSDATIFTAFAARDNTNSSIHVELNKAKDNVTLYGNGIDLTKTLREVQHDMFVFNTSTLTIHEDDGVLRVSFLEIGITLEIGKGAGMLSLDAIIPNTFNNVTKGLLGNFDRDPFNDFVYPNGSQLYFNASDMEIFYYGQAWSVNDSSSVFFYDDGKEHSDYHNASYIPRFLDTVDKITLAEAEKACNGSKNKECVFDYALTLNENIAMMTNRKREIIDVNTEEIAKVVPTINNTCSVNAKVGDQISCQLKIDDGLDIEVLNNANKTTTYNRTSKTLYFRQKDDRPHNIWFVAINADRKQSQQHTIQVQLCTGCRGNGRCSTTVRPDPRENAYFKYSACVCDPGYTGDDCEKLYDWCAERPCSFGRNCTSLPSNRTYSCSPCPNGYDAEPGTNDCIDINECNSSNLCDHMCLNTEGSYSCDCKQGFRVDANNEHKCIDINECNEASDNCTQICNNTIGGFLCRCHSGFTFEMSNWTCVPDDSDPCARSTLNCTQTAGCTLDTNNATTCFCDAGFIFNKISHQCQDVNECSQHICAQDCTNTIGSFQCSCIAGYQLVNKVSCELCEVPNWGLNCSQTCDCTGRGAERCDPVRGCVCSNGWTGSSCDDDVDECKEHPGVCEDARKSCTNNIGSYSCDCLKGYVKDAVGNCRDIDECYDPQLNECSQTCLNAEGSYTCGCKPGYTEVNSTHCTDINECDLNLADCEQMCENHPGYYNCYCYFGYRLNDDRNTCSKVKDFCKELNNLTCAGYCEVRNKTASCQCQQGFELAPDKQNCADVDECEDGNKCSTGANCMNTVGSFVCECPVGMKLQNNKRTCIECDNYHYGKDCSLTCSCINGVCNSTVGCVCDPGWTGISCDVDVDECRNNQVVCNETNTHCLNTPGSASCVCQEGYTKNIASGKCEDMNECQTSFMNTCDQDCINTPGSYLCSCREGFVFKNGKCNDINECLGGNECQQQCVNTIGSYRCSCESGFVLELTDRKSCIAETKCTLNQAANCSGNATCSVSDDEVICVCPNGYNGTYCTDIDECENGKETCDQNCKNTEGGFNCECQVGYFLENDYATCTECINWTYGEMCSRECKCNLTNTETCNPTNGNCTCLKGWHGGLCNDDVNECTSLSNECPTNSQCINLSGSFTCECDAGYLKNSSGLCQACPQGRFGKGCTSTCLCDMAHTSVCNPVNGSCTCDAGWTGPECKTDVDECVSANGFKCPANSTCVDAIGSYKCDCDPGFKMSSKGNSCTECSNNTYGMKCFNTCACVKEHTLSHTQSCDTINGTCKCTGNWTGNTCQIDVDECQEDVCKDKNAVCVNTDGSYACYCKKGFVKDDVTKTCSNVATVPGKKIDLQVTLKIEDRSVNLTSDRDFAVVAQKVTLSVCTDGMCFIFS